The sequence AAGCGGGGAGGAGCCCTACTCGCTGGCGATGGCTGTTGCCGAGGTGCTGCGTGAGCAGGAGCTGCCGGCGCTCTACGGGGTGACCGGCACCGATATCAGTCTCAATGCGCTGGGCAAGGCGCGCGAAGCCTTGTACCCGGCACGCAAGCTGCAAGATGTCGACGCGGAGCTGGCGCAGCGCTACTTCCGCGAGGAGTCCGAGGGCCGCTTCCGGGTGCTGCCGGAACTGACCGAGCGGGTCTGCTGTACGCGATTGAACGTGCTGGAACTGGCGCAGGCGCCTATGTCCGGCCTGGACGTGATCTTTTGTCAGAACCTGCTGATCTATTTCCGCCGTTGGCGACGCCGGGAAATCCTCAACCGCCTGGCCGAGCGCCTGGCGCCGGGAGGATTGCTGGTGGTGGGCCCGGGTGAAGTGGTCGACTGGCGCCACCCGGAGCTTGAACCGGTGGCCGATGAGCGCGTTCTGGCCTTTACCCGCAAGGGATGACACAGACACATGAGTGGAGTGGCTATGGGTGATCGGCACGATTATGTCGCCCTCGAATGGGTGAAAGGCGAGATTGCCGAAACGCTCAAGCAAGCGCGGCAGGCTCTGGAGTCCTATGTCGAAAATCCGCAGGATCCGACGCGCATGGGCTTCTGCCTGGCCTATGTGCATCAGGTGCGTGGCACTCTGCAGATGGTGGAGTTCTACGGCGCAGCCTTGCTCGCCGAAGAAATGGAGCAGCTCACCCAGGCCCTGATCGACAAGCGCACCCCCAGCCAGGGCGAGGCGCTGGAAGTGCTGATGCAGGCCATCCTGCAACTGCCGGTCTACCTCGATCGCATCCAGAGCGCGCGCCGCGACCTGCCGATGGTCGTGCTGCCACTGCTCAACGACCTTCGCGCCGCGCGGGGCGAAAAGCTGCTTTCGGAAACCAGTCTGTTCGCCCCCGACCTGTCCCACGGCAAGCCGGTACTGCCGGTAGATGCGCTGGCCCGGCTGCAGACCGCCGAGCT is a genomic window of Pseudomonas knackmussii B13 containing:
- a CDS encoding protein-glutamate O-methyltransferase, giving the protein MQAPGVWSLQPLADMSAAEFRDWQALLEDRTGVVVNEQRRAFLQTSLGARMRELGINDYASYYRQVTDGPRGAVEWSNLLDRLTVQETRFFRHRPSFELLVEYLRGRLVGLDRPLALWSVGCSSGEEPYSLAMAVAEVLREQELPALYGVTGTDISLNALGKAREALYPARKLQDVDAELAQRYFREESEGRFRVLPELTERVCCTRLNVLELAQAPMSGLDVIFCQNLLIYFRRWRRREILNRLAERLAPGGLLVVGPGEVVDWRHPELEPVADERVLAFTRKG